ctgtaaacacatggtgacctctcaattgatgttggctgctgctgccataagctccaatagtctcccatagagactggaggggatgccaagatccagctttatcttgctcaatgttgataggattgaccctatgcatgttggggatagaaacaccctcatcatagtagaatccttataacccctagaaaagttgtccactgcactggagaaagcataatTTTCTGAGGTCCAACCTgaaccccaagctcttcatgtgggagAGAACatcatctcgatgttgaaccgccagtttcctggatcgtgctagaattaaccagtcgtccaggtagtttagtacacggatgccctggagtcacaatggagccagaatgacatccatgcactttgtgaaggtgcaaggggataaagctagcccaaagggaagaacccgatcttggctatgtggaaatatgcaccttttagatctatcgtcacaaaccagtcctcaaactgaatctgtggaacgataagtttgggcgccAGCaccttgaacctgtatgtccgaagagtacagatGACGcaaatctaaaattggccgcatactcctctattttttgcggaccaggaaataacggctgtaaaaacctccctccctcagggaatggggtactaTGTTCTATGGAACCTTTGTCCAAGGGGGATCTTACTTCCtccgctaacgtcgggctctggtctgtgctgactactgtgatgagcacacctctgaaccaggggggtcgagctctaaactggacccgctaacccttttctacggtagacagaacccatggagtcacatttggcagtattttccacgctgccagacagtcttttattgatgttaactattccacattctattggagggaaagcatcagattttcgttgccctgtgacagcttgctgactagagaacactgaaaacttgggacagccttggctaggggaggccctacagtagcattgggggctaactgccctaataACCTCATGACCCCTGATATGTCCTTCCActcccctcaggaccactcttcaattcaattcaattcaatttttgtatagcgctttttacaatagacattgtctcaaagcagctttacataaatatcaacacggtatacagatattaaaggtgcgaatttatcccaactgagcaagccactgagtggtgacggtggcaaggaacaactccctaagatgttttaagaggaagaaaccttgaaaggcaccagactcagaagggaacccatcctcatctgggtaaaacagatagtgtaaaaaagttcattatggatttatatgaagtctgtttggcctcagaagcagccgtagtcccagcaatctggaattggagtagatgagagttcctccagaggtaggacatccaaaacagatcaggcaggtctggcgagcagagaggatcaggatctctagtatctccataaaattgtgtgtggctcagcagacggagagagggagagaaaagattattaggactgggaattagtataatagaaagtctagtcagggtaggcttgagtaaacaaatacgtattaagtctagacttaaacactgagacggtgtctgagtcccgaacactaattggaagactgttccataactgtggggctctataagagaaagctcttccccctgctgtagccttcactattcgaggtaccgtcagatagcctgcatctttcaatctaagtaggtgtggtggatcatagaaaatcaaaaggtcgcttagatactgtggtgcgagaccgtttagtgctttataggttaataatagtattttataatcaatgcgagatttcactgggaaaTCTCTTCTTCGTCTGCTtagcctttatgaccattctcagatcaggcctagtagcaggccgcaaCTGTGGCtgcccagttcccctggctgtctgcggggttTGGCGGGCTGCCGTACTCGCCTtctgtctccctcgcactagcgctggcccgggctccactcgtggatgcccgggtgaactcgtcacaacagggaaggaactggctgaatgctgccatatgttgagctcactccgcaggtctgcttggtaggcctgcaaacactgtcattgtctgcaatgacccacaagcaagactactaccgcGTAGGCCTtacccaccaatgccacggcgaccttacacggtggcttggatggcaaagccggcccccctaaattacttGTTgccgatggagagaggtagctcgcaagcacctcctctaCCTTTAGCATAGCTAAATACCCATACTGTTCactccccacaatggccgaataagcCATCAtagtggggttataaatacagcttataAATGGTTTTCCCctcagaagcctgatattttgtcacgcacttctggaagaaaggggaattttctgcagtgtgagggatttactctCACTGGGGAGAAAGatgctcatccagccttagtaaccacttcaagcagctctttatatgctgctctcagtttttagtacatccttctggctcctcgaactcagagaggaattattactattaattttgtgtgtgtgttttttggggggtttttttggctttccatagcggaaagAGGAGTAGcgacgtgagctccaaaatccagcagatagagcagctgcctcggcagcggccggcccagatccacgaggctctgaaacccaactcgcttcggcttccaagACGAgagcgagcggagctgcctaatgtaagGCGTTACAATGCACAGTCAGACACCTCTCAagggctgccatcgcatgctccaactccagacacttcacacagaaagtgtgtactactccccatgatgaaacgggagcaaggcatcacacacttcctggattctctcactcatgtttttctctcttgctcattcctttttttttcttctctttttttaaagggatagaaaagtccagagattttgagaaaagaaagaTAGGAAATGAAGTTATATACggttatatacatcagcctcgtttaactggtagaggaggaggtgtcgcactcatccatagtcaaaatctaggcgtaacacaaaaacctagtcataaatttaattcttttgaagtCCTTTATACTAGTATAATacatgtagccacaaaaaataagtcaattcctctaattattatttacagatccCCAGGGCCAGATACTGAATTCCTTAGTGAATTTACAGATTTtctctcaaacctggttgtttctgtagataaagcattaatcgttggtgattttaatattcattttgatgaccaggaagaccctctgagaatagcggttgtgtccatcttagatacAGATTTAGATTTGaatcaccgtctgatcccatagaactcgatcaggcgactgaatgcttagagtcaacgctCCGCTACaggctagatagagtggctccactcaaaagaaaattaattagagagaaaaagctagtaccctggtataacgataaaacgcgtaccttaaaacagaccactcgacaattagaacgtaaatggcgtcaaaccaaattgataatatttcaaacagcatggaaggagagcctactgaactatagaaaatctcttagtgatgctagaaaactctatctctccaccttaatagaagaaaacaaaaacattttgagatttctattcaacacagtagcaaaattaactaggaataaaaccactacagaaagaagcactcaatcactacatagcagtgaagatttcatggattttttcattggtaaagttgaaaatattagatgtgaaattcaggctatttaattaaaaccagacagtattataactaaccctatagATGATAATTTAGCCATATCAGATCAacatttagaatgttttactcttcTTAGAGAGACCAAACTAACTTCAATAATCTCTTCAGCgaaatcatcaacttgcatactagatcctgtacctacatgtttctttaaacaaatttgtcctggagtaattgaaccgcttttaaatataatcagttcttcccttagcactgactatgtacctaaatcacttaaattagcagttattaaacccctgattaaaaaacctgaccttgacccctctcaactttccagctatagacctatatctccccttcatctccaagatcttagaaaaggttgtagcacagcagctatgctcgtacttaaATAGGAATAACAgacctttctccaaacataacgcttctcatttaaaccaaaaagttatattttggtctcatccatccacaaaatatttttccagtaaccttctggtttgtccatgtgatctttagcaaactacaGACAAgcagtaatgttctttttggagagcggtggctttctccttgcagccctgccatgtacatcattgttgttcagtgttctcctgatggtggactcatgaacattaacattagccagtgtgagagaggcctttagttgattagaagttactctgggttcctttgtgacctcgtggactattacacatcttgctcttggagtgatctttgttggtctccacttctggggaggggaacaatggtcgtaaacctcctcAGTTTGTAAACAagctgtctgactgtggattggtggagtctaaACTCTGGATTGTGACCTTTTCTagtctgatgagcatcaacaactctttttctgaggcgctcagaaatctcctttgatCATGTTActatacacttccacaaacatgtgttgtgaagaccagactctgatagatccctgttctttaaataaaacagagcgctcactcactcagacCTGACTGTCATCCCctttgactgaaaacacctgacactAATTTCACCGTCAAatttaactgctaatcctacagATATGTcaaattggatcattttcctcaataaataaataatcaagtataatatttttgtatcatttgtttaattgggttctctttgtctacttttaggacttgtgtgaaaatctgattgtgttttaggtcatatttatgcagatatatatatatatatatatatatatatatatatatatatatatatatatatatatatatatataaaaaattctaaagtgttcacaaacttacaagcaccactgtattccAAATTTCAAAGCAAAACTTATATGTTGCATTTGCAGTTTTTAGGTTGAAACGGCTTTCACACCTCAACATCACCCACCAGGTCCATGTGACTTCCAGAAAATGAGCACAAGCTACATGTGTGGTTTTGATCTGACTGCGTGTAGAGGTGGTCACCACTTTCCAAAAGCACCACAAACATTCGCAGTAAAAATAGGTTTGAAATGATTCTCTCTAACTTTTAGACCTTACCATAAACATTCTAGAGTCTGAAAACCTTCACGTTCGTTGATGTTAAGTACCAGGTGAAATTATCTTGCACTTATCTTgtagtgtttattgttttatcaCCGACGACTGTAGAGAGGATGAAAACTACATGGGGTGCATACTGgggtgagtaaaaaaaaaatgataactctgactcactcattcactcattcagtcTCAGCATAGAATAAACCACACAGAAGCCATCTATTTCTCCAAACTATCGGCGCATATTCATCATAACCACATATAGGTTTTTTTCCAACTTGTCTGATGAAACGCTAATGAATCCCACCCACAGGTATAGTCAGAtatttgcacatacacacacaaacacacagacagatatcaGTGCCAGCTCAGGAGAACTCAGGTAAGATAACACTTTTTATATTAAGTCTCCTTAATCAGATGCAAagttactattatttttgtttcactttCTGTTAACATGATGTGAGATACTCATGATGTTTCAGATAAAGTATCATTATAATATTGCTGTTATGCAAGTAATAAAccactctgtatgtgtgtgtgtgtgtgtgtggggtgtggggggggggtctgttATTATTTCCTATAAATGTTCACTGCACACGTCTCACATAAGTTctcgcagctataaacagttgttccctcacctgcctctcttTGTACTGCAGTTAAAAcctaaacttacagctttacctctgaatgttacaaagcgctgacactggagactccttccataaacattacataaactTCTCCACACAAATCAACAATTACATATGTTTTATTCTAGTCCATTTCTGTGGAGCGCCCGCCATATAGGTCCCTGTGAATAACTGAATAGCCGTTATGATGACATGTTGGCATATTAGaaagaacaagtgcattaatataaacctgaccAATCATACTCGAGAATATAAAAGTGCTGCATTAAGGTGTTACTGTTGTGTAAAAGGTCCTTAAGTGTTCTTTGGGTAGTTAAATCGTATTAGCTTCTTAAATAAATTAAGGCTTCTtcttggaaccctttctgatagatTAACCCTTCTGTATTAGGgtactacagtatatatatatatatatatataaccttttTTAGATTTCAGACCAGCGGTGCTTATGATTTACCCATCGATGGAAAGCTGGCTTGTTAATTTTAACATGTCTTACTTGTCCTACAGGAAAGAATCACCATGAGGACCTCCATGTGCGCCAGTAAACACACCTCCACAACAATGTCTCCTGCACCAGCCTTTTTGTGGTGGTCAGGTCTTTTTTCCCTCTTGGTCCTCCTTCCTCTGAtccagtcatgtgaaaaaggaACGGCGCGAGACTGTGCAGAAGCAGAGTTCGCTCCCGGGTCCGACCTCGCTGGAGAAGGCTTTGACATCACCAAGATGCAGCGGAAAGGTTCTTTCGTCATCAACATGAAAAAATGGAAACAGAAGGACAAATCCTGCACCCTGTGCCGGAACCCTTACATGGAGGGGAAGAAGCAGAAGCTCCCGGTTTCTGTGGTGGACTGGAGACCAACCCAGAAGTGCAGCATGAAGGTGTCCAGCTCCATATACCAGTCCAGTGAGTCTCTGCTAAGCTCCAGCACCTCCTCTGTCGAAAATAACTGGAACATGAATTTGGGAATCGACATGAAGAGGGGTGAAGGGTCGCTCACACTGGCAGGCAGCAACTCCAAGCTGGCCGAGTATTCGATGGAGAAAACCAAAAAGGACAGGTTCAGTTTCACCAGTCACAGTGTTTCCTGTGGATATTACAAGTAAGACAGTCGTGCCTTTAACACTCACCTTTACGCTGTACCAATTTTGGCCCAAAATCGCAAAAAtcgtaaaatatttatttggttgTGAGGCGAGATCATTGGCCTTAGAACGCATAATGTGACGTGAAATGTATCAATGTTTTTCCGTTTCATACAGAGTGTATTCCATGATGCTTGCTAATTTTTTATGCTAATCTCCAGTTACAGGGTTTCTAACAAGCCGTTAATTCATCCTGAGTTTAAACAAGCCCTGAGTCAGCTACCCAAGCAGTACAATCCTCAGTTCAAGCCACGGTTCTACAAGCTCATCGACACCTTCGGCACTCACTACATCACCAAGGTAACAGACGCACATGGTGCTGTAGGAAGGTTTTCAGAAAAATGCTGAATTCAGTTTGTCATCATGCTCTTCATGAGAAACATCAAAAGGGAGAGAAGGTTTTAACCCGTGTCTTCAACATAATGAAGTCATCCATCAATCCAAACTcctttaaaagtgaaaaatctggttttattttaccattaattaaaattttatacaaAACATTTCATCCACTCATAGTTATTAGTGAAGAACTGagtattttaatgaatttacctttttctttattttgtttgagtCACAGCTTTAATTTAACACACGTACGCGTCTGACACGCTCTTAACTGGCATCTCTTAACAAGGAATACCTGATATACCTGATATATTGACTCATTTGGTACACTTCTCTATGCGTTAGAGTGAAAAGTTTGTGTACCCTTGGGAcaaatttaagaaaaatattttaattaagcaGGCATTTAGTCTGATGAATTTCACAGAGTCACAGTTCATAAATATTAATGGTGAAAGAATTTAAactctaaaatataaaatttgtaGTAATGGTAGCCATACTGATAGTAATACCAGCAATAATAGCtatggtagcagtagtagtaatagtagtactagcaatagtagtggtagtaatataGTAGCAGTCAtataaatagtagtagtaatagtaatgataGCAGCAAATGACGGAGTAGTAGCAATATTACTAATTGAAATTATAGTTAAGTAATACTAGCAGTAATAGTATAAGTAGTAATATGCtgtaatgtattaataaaaGCAATAATAGTAACATAAACTGTGTTAATTGGAGTAATAGTTGTAGAAATAATAACAgcagtaatagcagtaatagtacaaattaaaatgaatctaGTAacagcagtaactgtaataCTACTAGTAATatttgtagtaatagtaatagcagtggTCGAAGCAGTAGTCTTGGAAGTGTTATTAATAGCAGCAGtaatagaagtaatagtagtagtgatagtacaaattaaaataaatctagtagtagtaatggcagtGGTAATAGTGAAATCAGCAGTCATAGATGTAACGGCGGGTTGTGTAGTAACACCGTAGTAGTCATAacagaagtagtaatagtattaatagtagttgTATATAATAGAAATAACAGTAGCATAGGCAGTagtacagtagtagtaataataaaagtagtaataCTAGAGTAAAAGTAAACTGTGttattaatagtagcagtaatagtacaaattaaaataaatctaataacagcagcagtaatagtaatagctgtagtagtaaaagtagcaGCAGTCATAGAAGTAGTAATATTAATGATagtaataatggtaatggtattaATGGttatagttgtagtagtagtagtagcagtagtaatagtagtggtagtagtagttgtaatacAGTAGTAGTCATAACAATAGAAGTAGTAATATTAATGATagtaataatggtaatggtattaATGGttatagttgtagtagtagtagtagcagtagtaatagtagtggtagtagtagttgtaatacAGTAGTAGTCATAACAATAGAAGTAGTAATATTAATGATagtaataatggtaatggtattaATGGttatagttgtagtagtagtagtagcagtagtaatagtagtggtagtagtagttgtaatacAGTAGTAGTCATAACAAtagaagtagtaatattagtaatgGTAGTGGTATTaattgtaatagtagtagacATAAAAGTTGTAATAGCAGTAAAAATAGTGCTAATTGAAATAGATtaagtaatagtaatagattcagtaatagaagtagtagcagCAAGAATAGtagcaatagtaataatagtagtggtagtatattaattgtgaaatattaaCACATTGTCCTGTCTGAAAGCCAGGTAGTGTCTGAAAGCCTGGGTGGTGTCTGAGACCCTGGTGGTGTCTGAAACCCTGGTGGTGATTCACTctgaactgtgtgtttgtgactCGAGTGTAAAATGAagtcttgtttgtttaaaaagaaggaaaaaaaatttctttgATTTTTGATGAGATAAAATATGAAGGGTTGGCCGATTCCCAACACGCTGAAAGTGACACTCCTGTGCTGGACAGGTGACCCTGGGAGGGAAGGTCCACTCGGTGACCAGTATCAGACAGTGCCAGACGTCCCTGCAGGGTCTGAGCGTGGACGAGGTGAAGACGTGTCTAGACGTGGAGGCGTCTGCCAGCGTGATGGGGAAAGCTAAAACCAACATTAACAGCAAGCACTGTGACGAAGCCAAGGCCAAGACCGAGGGTAAAAACAGCTTCTCCAGCAGCTTCAACGACCGGTGAGTTACACACTCAGGAGATCTCATTAACACCGCATTAACACTATCAACATTAACACTGACCGCACTAACACTGATACCGCACTAACACTGGTACCGCACTAACACTGATACTGCATTAACACTGTCAACATTAATACTGACCACACTAACACTGATACCGCACTAACACTGATACCGCACTAACACTGTCGACATTAACACTGACAGCACATTAACACTGACAGCTCATTAACACTgtcaacattaacactgacCACACTAACACTGATACCACATTAACACTGACCACACTAACACTGATACCACATTAACACTGACCACACTAACAATGTccacattaacactgacaccacattaacactgtcaacattaacactgacCACACTAACAATGTccacattaacactgacaccacattaacactgtcaacattaacactgacCACACTAACAATGTCCACATTAACACTGATACCGCACTAACACCGTCAACGTTAACACTGACCACATTAACACTgtcaacattaacactgacCACACTAACAATGTccacattaacactgacaccacattaacactgtcaacattaacactgacCACACTAACAATGTCCACATTAACACTGATACCGCACTAACACCgtcaacattaacactgacCACACTAACAATGTccacattaacactgacaccacattaacactgtcaacattaacactgacCACACTAACAATGTCCACATTAACACTGATACCGCACTAACACCgtcaacattaacactgacCACACTAACAATGTccacattaacactgacac
This genomic interval from Ictalurus furcatus strain D&B chromosome 2, Billie_1.0, whole genome shotgun sequence contains the following:
- the LOC128603953 gene encoding perforin-1-like is translated as MRTSMCASKHTSTTMSPAPAFLWWSGLFSLLVLLPLIQSCEKGTARDCAEAEFAPGSDLAGEGFDITKMQRKGSFVINMKKWKQKDKSCTLCRNPYMEGKKQKLPVSVVDWRPTQKCSMKVSSSIYQSSESLLSSSTSSVENNWNMNLGIDMKRGEGSLTLAGSNSKLAEYSMEKTKKDRFSFTSHSVSCGYYNYRVSNKPLIHPEFKQALSQLPKQYNPQFKPRFYKLIDTFGTHYITKVTLGGKVHSVTSIRQCQTSLQGLSVDEVKTCLDVEASASVMGKAKTNINSKHCDEAKAKTEGKNSFSSSFNDRLTEISGGHTTEPELLFSANKDPSAYKEWLSSVPAHPDVISYSLQPLHELLPSNNPTRKNLRKALHDFILEKSLWRNCSEPCSTGIKPDPKEPCLCSCRNNPGVTADCCPSKRGIARAKVTVLRASGMWGDHTTGTDGYVKVYDKNSMMIGRTPVIYDNNDPHWAMTFDLGDVILTNVDPLKLEAWDEDNKWDDDLLGACTVPLKAGVLQDSCNLNHGMLYYKTEVVCAPSLAGPSCTDYVGSPMNFNLEKAYVSRHSRPVPQDMLQEMGVILDEAPLTVKQIEYDANKSVMQLL